Proteins encoded in a region of the Sphingobium indicum B90A genome:
- a CDS encoding CaiB/BaiF CoA transferase family protein, with translation MATLPLAGIRVLDISQVMAGPFCCMLLGDMGADVIKIEPPKTGDSTRHSMGFRLKGEDSPGFLALNRNKRSIALNLKDDADREVLYALVKSADVLVENARPGVAARLGIDYDTLAAINPRLVYASISGFGQTGPWAQRPGFDLIAQAMSGILSSNGFPGMEPAKNSIAVADLGAGLFSAYAILSAIIGREKSGQGQYIDASLLEAALGLSIWETTELWGTGKSPTPIGSANRMSAPYQAVQASDGWFVIGAANQGLWLTFLQVLGRPELQDDPRYSTNAARVTNRIALIEDLAPTFLTRTREEWIDALLAAGVPAAPILDYGEAVGSEQAVARDMVMQVPHPVEGEFKALGFPVKMRGTPQEVRLPPPLLDEHGELIRRELAERGLLAPQREAAK, from the coding sequence ATGGCGACGCTGCCGTTGGCCGGCATAAGGGTACTCGACATTTCTCAGGTCATGGCAGGCCCGTTCTGCTGCATGCTGCTGGGCGACATGGGCGCGGACGTCATCAAGATCGAACCGCCAAAGACGGGCGATTCGACGCGCCACTCCATGGGATTCCGCCTGAAGGGGGAGGACAGCCCCGGCTTCCTGGCGCTCAACCGCAACAAGCGCAGCATCGCCCTCAACCTGAAGGACGACGCCGATCGCGAAGTGCTCTATGCGCTGGTCAAGAGCGCCGACGTGCTGGTGGAAAATGCCCGCCCCGGCGTCGCGGCGCGGCTGGGCATCGACTATGACACCCTGGCCGCGATCAATCCGCGCCTCGTCTATGCCAGCATTTCCGGCTTCGGCCAGACCGGCCCTTGGGCACAGCGCCCCGGCTTCGACCTGATCGCGCAGGCCATGTCGGGCATTTTGAGCTCCAACGGCTTTCCCGGCATGGAACCGGCGAAGAACAGCATCGCCGTGGCCGACCTGGGCGCGGGCCTGTTTTCGGCCTACGCCATTCTTTCCGCCATCATCGGCCGGGAAAAGAGCGGGCAGGGCCAATATATCGACGCATCGCTGCTGGAAGCGGCGCTGGGCCTCTCGATCTGGGAAACGACCGAGCTTTGGGGCACGGGCAAGTCGCCCACGCCCATCGGATCGGCCAACCGCATGTCCGCCCCCTATCAGGCGGTGCAGGCGTCGGACGGCTGGTTCGTCATCGGCGCGGCGAATCAGGGCCTCTGGCTGACCTTCCTGCAAGTGCTCGGCCGGCCGGAGCTTCAGGACGATCCGCGCTATTCCACCAACGCCGCCCGCGTGACGAACCGCATCGCCCTGATCGAGGATCTGGCGCCGACCTTCCTCACCCGCACGCGGGAGGAATGGATCGACGCCCTGCTGGCGGCGGGCGTCCCCGCCGCGCCGATCCTGGACTATGGCGAGGCGGTCGGCAGCGAGCAGGCCGTCGCCCGCGACATGGTGATGCAGGTGCCCCATCCGGTGGAGGGCGAGTTCAAGGCGCTCGGCTTCCCGGTCAAGATGCGCGGCACGCCGCAGGAGGTCCGCCTGCCCCCGCCGCTGCTCGACGAGCATGGCGAGCTGATCCGGCGGGAACTGGCGGAAAGGGGCCTGCTCGCCCCGCAGCGGGAAGCGGCGAAATGA
- a CDS encoding enoyl-CoA hydratase: MSEARLIYEKRGDQAHIRFDNPAAHNALTGAMWHDLRDAARDIAADRSIRVAVFRGVGGKAFISGTDISKFADYESGRQGVDYERDIDECMGALDAIPCTTIAVVEGWAVGGGINISSACDFRIATRDARFGSPIGRTIGNCLSAASVARIGAAVGLQRAKRMVLLGEMLTAEELLASGFLLRIVERETLDAEADALARRAAENAPLTTRATKETIRRMTFGALPDVEDLIAQVYGSADFRRGVADFLARTKKLPDWTGA, from the coding sequence ATGAGCGAGGCGCGCCTTATTTACGAGAAGCGGGGCGACCAGGCCCATATCCGCTTCGACAACCCGGCCGCCCACAATGCGCTGACCGGCGCGATGTGGCACGACCTGCGCGATGCGGCGCGGGACATAGCGGCCGACCGCTCCATCCGCGTCGCCGTGTTCCGCGGCGTCGGCGGCAAGGCGTTCATATCCGGCACCGACATCTCCAAATTCGCGGATTATGAAAGCGGCCGGCAAGGCGTCGATTATGAACGCGACATCGACGAATGCATGGGCGCTCTCGACGCCATACCCTGCACCACCATCGCGGTGGTGGAGGGGTGGGCCGTGGGCGGCGGCATCAACATCTCCTCCGCCTGCGATTTCCGCATCGCGACGCGGGACGCGCGCTTCGGATCGCCGATCGGTCGCACCATCGGCAATTGCCTGTCGGCCGCCAGCGTGGCGCGGATCGGCGCGGCGGTGGGCCTGCAACGGGCGAAGCGCATGGTGCTGCTGGGCGAGATGCTGACGGCCGAGGAACTGCTCGCCAGCGGCTTCCTGCTGCGGATCGTGGAGCGCGAGACGCTGGATGCGGAGGCCGACGCGCTGGCCCGGCGCGCCGCCGAAAACGCGCCGCTCACCACCCGCGCCACCAAGGAGACGATCCGGCGCATGACCTTCGGCGCCTTGCCCGATGTCGAGGATCTGATTGCGCAGGTCTATGGCAGCGCCGATTTCCGGCGGGGCGTGGCCGATTTCCTGGCGCGCACGAAGAAGCTGCCGGACTGGACCGGCGCCTGA
- a CDS encoding c-type cytochrome, whose protein sequence is MGKVTRGYWLAGALLLAGGAVVTRAQAPERHVWTGVYTKDQAERGKAAYAENCAACHGDTLAGIDVAPALVGPTFLNNWNNTSAGDLFARIQTTMPLNAPGSLGGRKVADIEAYMFEANGFPAGDLALPPNAALMPNVRIVAQRPEPAKAGPECKCGK, encoded by the coding sequence ATGGGCAAGGTGACGCGGGGATATTGGCTGGCGGGCGCGCTGCTGCTGGCGGGCGGGGCGGTCGTGACGCGCGCGCAGGCGCCGGAACGCCACGTCTGGACCGGGGTCTACACCAAGGATCAGGCGGAGCGCGGCAAGGCCGCCTATGCGGAAAATTGCGCCGCCTGTCATGGCGACACGCTGGCCGGGATCGACGTCGCGCCCGCGCTGGTCGGGCCGACATTCCTCAACAACTGGAACAACACCTCGGCGGGCGACCTGTTCGCGCGCATCCAGACGACCATGCCGCTCAACGCGCCGGGCAGCCTGGGCGGGCGGAAGGTCGCGGACATCGAAGCCTATATGTTCGAAGCCAACGGCTTTCCCGCCGGCGACCTGGCGCTGCCGCCCAATGCGGCGCTGATGCCCAATGTCAGGATCGTGGCGCAAAGGCCCGAACCGGCCAAGGCGGGGCCGGAATGCAAATGCGGTAAATAA
- a CDS encoding outer membrane protein assembly factor BamB family protein — protein MLKMTRRRLLGGTVAVAATIGTAPVRRAMAQEQPGGPDTEWRHYAADQANTRYSPLDQINADNFSDLQVAWSFKTDILGARKEYQFEPTPLLVKGRLFLTAGSRRDCVAVDAATGELLWMFRKDEGQRALNSPRQLSGHGCSYWTDGKQERILFVTIGYQLVSLDAATGIPDPAFGVNGVVDLKKDFDQELDPETADVGLHATPLVARDTVVVGAAHTAGDVPAVRKNVKGYVRGFDVRTGKRKWIFHTIPKKGEYGYDSWLNGDADEAGNGGVWAEMSADEELGLVYVPVELPTGDEMGMFRRGNALFGESLVALDLETGVRRWHYQLVHHGLWDRDIPCAPILCDIPVNGRTVKALAQPTKQCFLYVLDRTNGQPIWPIVERPVEAGDVPGEWYAKTQPFPTKPPAYDVQGIGMDDLIDFTPELRKQAVELVKQYKIGPLYTPPVVSKPGRWGTISVPGIQGGTNWPGGCYDPESHTVFVYSKTQPSVIGIIPNDDPSVSEFPHVHGIAGSEVRPQVAMGAAAPTPFMRPPAAKPGSGPPPGFLTVQGLPLLKPPYGRITAIDLSKGDLKWQVAHGETPDNVRNHPALKGLKIPRTGRAGNLGPLCTKSLVICGEAGFYTNEYGIRGAMLRAYDKATGEEKGAVYMPAPQSGSPMTYMLNNRQYIVVAIGGGNYSAELVAFRLPGVA, from the coding sequence ATGTTGAAGATGACCCGACGCAGGCTGTTGGGCGGGACGGTCGCCGTCGCCGCGACCATCGGCACGGCCCCGGTGCGGCGCGCCATGGCGCAGGAACAGCCCGGCGGGCCGGACACCGAATGGCGCCATTATGCGGCCGACCAGGCCAATACGCGCTACTCGCCGCTCGACCAGATCAACGCCGACAATTTCAGCGACCTTCAGGTCGCGTGGAGTTTCAAGACCGACATATTGGGGGCGCGCAAGGAATATCAGTTCGAACCGACGCCGTTGCTGGTCAAGGGGCGGCTGTTCCTGACCGCCGGGTCGCGGCGCGACTGCGTGGCCGTCGACGCGGCGACCGGCGAACTGCTCTGGATGTTCCGCAAGGATGAGGGGCAGCGCGCGCTCAATTCGCCGCGCCAGCTTTCGGGCCATGGCTGTTCCTACTGGACCGACGGCAAGCAGGAACGCATCCTGTTCGTGACCATCGGCTATCAGCTTGTGTCGCTGGACGCGGCGACCGGCATTCCCGATCCGGCCTTCGGCGTGAACGGCGTGGTCGACCTGAAAAAGGATTTCGACCAGGAACTGGACCCGGAAACCGCCGATGTCGGGCTGCACGCGACGCCGCTCGTCGCCCGCGACACGGTGGTGGTGGGCGCGGCGCATACGGCGGGCGACGTGCCGGCGGTGCGCAAGAATGTGAAGGGCTATGTGCGCGGCTTCGACGTGCGCACCGGCAAGCGCAAGTGGATATTCCACACCATCCCCAAAAAGGGCGAATATGGCTATGACAGCTGGCTGAACGGCGATGCCGACGAAGCCGGCAATGGCGGCGTCTGGGCGGAAATGTCCGCCGACGAGGAACTGGGGCTGGTCTATGTGCCGGTGGAACTGCCCACCGGCGACGAGATGGGCATGTTCCGCCGCGGCAATGCGCTGTTCGGGGAATCGCTGGTCGCGCTGGACCTGGAGACGGGCGTGCGGCGCTGGCATTACCAGCTTGTCCATCATGGCCTGTGGGACCGCGATATTCCCTGCGCGCCGATCCTGTGCGACATTCCGGTGAACGGCAGGACGGTGAAGGCGCTGGCCCAGCCGACCAAGCAATGCTTCCTCTATGTGCTGGACCGCACCAACGGCCAGCCGATCTGGCCCATTGTCGAGCGGCCGGTGGAGGCGGGCGACGTGCCGGGCGAATGGTATGCCAAGACCCAGCCCTTTCCGACCAAGCCGCCCGCCTATGACGTGCAGGGCATCGGCATGGACGACCTCATCGACTTCACGCCGGAACTGCGCAAGCAGGCGGTGGAGCTGGTGAAGCAGTACAAGATCGGGCCGCTCTACACGCCGCCCGTGGTCAGCAAGCCCGGCCGCTGGGGCACCATCTCCGTTCCGGGCATCCAGGGCGGCACCAACTGGCCGGGCGGCTGCTACGACCCGGAAAGCCATACCGTCTTCGTCTATTCGAAGACCCAGCCGTCGGTGATCGGCATCATCCCGAACGACGACCCCAGCGTCTCCGAATTTCCGCATGTGCACGGCATTGCCGGGTCCGAAGTGCGGCCGCAGGTGGCGATGGGCGCGGCGGCGCCGACGCCCTTCATGCGGCCCCCGGCGGCGAAGCCCGGCTCCGGCCCGCCGCCCGGCTTCCTGACCGTGCAGGGCCTGCCGCTGCTCAAGCCCCCCTATGGCCGCATCACCGCCATCGACCTCAGCAAGGGCGACCTCAAATGGCAGGTCGCCCATGGCGAGACGCCGGACAATGTCCGCAACCATCCGGCGCTCAAGGGACTGAAGATTCCCCGCACCGGCCGGGCGGGGAATCTGGGGCCGCTCTGCACCAAGAGCCTGGTGATCTGCGGCGAGGCGGGCTTCTACACCAATGAATATGGCATCAGGGGCGCGATGCTGCGCGCCTATGACAAGGCCACGGGCGAGGAGAAGGGCGCGGTCTACATGCCCGCGCCGCAGAGCGGATCGCCCATGACCTATATGCTGAACAACCGCCAATATATCGTCGTCGCCATCGGCGGCGGCAATTACAGCGCCGAACTGGTGGCGTTCCGACTTCCCGGAGTGGCTTAA
- a CDS encoding NAD-dependent succinate-semialdehyde dehydrogenase gives MTTQSYSCTTTDGHAGPFAIPTDLLIGEAWVPAASGRRIDILNPATETVLTSVADASPAEGIAAVDAAAAAAADWAATPPRRRADILLACFHAMMAEQEWLAQLISLENGKALPDARGEVAYAAEFFRWYAEEAVRINGELAVSPSGANRIMVQYQPIGIALLITPWNFPAAMATRKIAPALAAGCTCILKPAEETPLTALAVAEIMRRAGVPAGVVNVVNSSDPGPLCSGILHDPRVRKLSFTGSTEVGRILLRQAADQVISSSMELGGNAPFLVLDDADIDEAIEGAMVAKMRNAGEACTAANRFYVQRGIHDAFVAKLAERMGAMKMGPGTESATQCGAMINRQAIDKIEHLVADAVGRGAEVRLGGRTPEGAGFFYPPSVIANVQPGSEILTTEVFGPVAAVIPFDDPAEAVALANATEYGLAAYVYTADLKRGLQLAERIEAGMVAVNRGLVSDAAAPFGGVKQSGLGREGGHHGLLEYCEAKYIAVSW, from the coding sequence ATGACGACGCAAAGCTATAGCTGCACGACGACCGACGGCCATGCCGGCCCCTTCGCCATTCCGACCGACCTGCTGATCGGGGAGGCGTGGGTGCCCGCCGCCAGCGGCAGGCGCATCGACATCCTCAACCCCGCGACGGAGACGGTGCTGACCTCCGTCGCCGACGCCAGTCCGGCCGAGGGCATCGCCGCCGTGGACGCCGCCGCCGCGGCCGCCGCGGACTGGGCCGCGACCCCGCCGCGCAGGCGCGCCGACATATTGCTCGCCTGCTTCCATGCGATGATGGCGGAGCAGGAATGGCTGGCGCAGCTCATATCGCTGGAAAATGGCAAGGCGCTGCCCGATGCGCGGGGGGAGGTGGCCTATGCCGCCGAATTCTTCCGCTGGTATGCGGAGGAAGCGGTGCGCATCAACGGGGAACTGGCCGTCTCGCCGTCCGGCGCCAACCGCATCATGGTGCAATATCAGCCCATCGGCATCGCCCTGCTGATCACGCCCTGGAACTTCCCGGCGGCGATGGCGACGCGCAAGATCGCCCCGGCGCTGGCGGCGGGCTGCACCTGCATCCTGAAACCGGCCGAGGAAACGCCGCTGACGGCGCTCGCCGTGGCGGAGATCATGCGCCGGGCGGGCGTGCCGGCGGGCGTGGTCAATGTCGTCAACAGCAGCGATCCGGGCCCGCTGTGCAGCGGCATCCTGCACGACCCGCGCGTGCGCAAGCTGTCCTTCACCGGATCGACCGAGGTCGGCCGCATCCTGTTGCGCCAGGCGGCGGACCAGGTCATCAGCTCGTCCATGGAACTGGGCGGCAACGCGCCGTTCCTGGTGCTGGACGATGCCGACATCGACGAGGCGATCGAGGGCGCGATGGTCGCCAAGATGCGCAATGCGGGGGAGGCGTGCACGGCGGCCAACCGCTTCTACGTCCAGCGCGGCATCCATGACGCCTTCGTCGCGAAGCTGGCGGAGCGCATGGGCGCGATGAAGATGGGCCCCGGCACGGAAAGCGCGACCCAGTGCGGCGCGATGATCAACCGGCAGGCGATCGACAAGATCGAGCATCTGGTGGCGGACGCGGTCGGCCGCGGCGCGGAGGTCAGGCTGGGCGGCAGGACGCCGGAGGGCGCGGGCTTCTTCTACCCGCCCTCGGTGATCGCGAACGTCCAGCCGGGGTCGGAGATATTGACGACGGAGGTGTTCGGCCCGGTCGCGGCGGTGATCCCGTTCGACGATCCGGCGGAGGCGGTGGCGCTGGCCAATGCGACCGAATATGGCCTGGCCGCCTATGTCTATACCGCCGACCTCAAGCGCGGGCTGCAACTGGCGGAGCGGATCGAGGCGGGCATGGTGGCGGTCAATCGCGGCCTGGTGTCGGACGCCGCCGCGCCCTTCGGCGGCGTCAAGCAGAGCGGCCTGGGGCGCGAGGGCGGGCATCACGGCCTGCTGGAATATTGCGAAGCCAAATATATCGCGGTGAGCTGGTAA
- a CDS encoding iron-containing alcohol dehydrogenase, whose protein sequence is MSDVHTAFGALRLPRSVLFGRGQRHALGSAAGKLGSRALLCTDERQAAQPEFHAMVADLKAHGLEVRVFDRTIPDLPIGSINACVDEVRGFAPDLVVGIGGGSSMDMAKVVAVLLTHGGDIRSYYGEFAVPGPVMPLIAMPTTAGTGSEVTPVAVVSDDERGVKVGIASPHLIPLVAICDPELTATCPPALTACSGADALTHAVEAYTTLARPADPMLTQDHVFVGKNLLSDHFARLAVDNIFRFLERAYRDGGDMEAREGLMLAALAAGCAFGTAGTAAAHALQYPVGNLTHTAHGDGVATLLPYVMQFNRPFCAPAFAELARTVGLPDAAEEDMSQAFIDAVADLLGSVDIPRSLAALGLKAEQQDFVAENALNAARLVKNNPRPLDLPAMQSITRAAFAGERAALKSA, encoded by the coding sequence GTGAGCGACGTCCATACCGCCTTCGGCGCGCTGCGCCTGCCCCGTTCCGTCCTGTTCGGGCGCGGGCAGCGCCACGCGCTCGGCTCCGCCGCCGGCAAGCTGGGCAGCCGCGCCCTGCTCTGCACCGATGAGCGGCAGGCCGCCCAGCCCGAATTCCACGCCATGGTCGCGGACCTGAAAGCCCATGGGCTGGAGGTCCGGGTCTTCGACCGGACGATCCCCGACCTGCCGATCGGATCGATCAATGCCTGCGTCGACGAAGTGCGCGGCTTCGCCCCCGATCTGGTCGTCGGCATCGGCGGCGGCAGTTCGATGGACATGGCCAAGGTCGTCGCCGTGCTGCTGACCCATGGCGGCGACATCCGGTCCTATTATGGCGAATTCGCCGTGCCCGGCCCGGTCATGCCGCTGATCGCCATGCCGACGACGGCGGGCACCGGATCGGAAGTGACGCCGGTCGCGGTGGTGTCCGACGACGAGCGCGGGGTGAAGGTCGGCATCGCCAGCCCGCATCTGATCCCGCTGGTCGCGATCTGCGATCCGGAACTGACCGCCACCTGCCCGCCCGCCCTGACCGCCTGTTCCGGCGCCGACGCGCTGACCCATGCGGTGGAGGCCTATACGACGCTGGCGCGCCCGGCCGACCCGATGCTGACGCAGGATCATGTGTTCGTGGGCAAGAACCTGTTGTCGGACCATTTCGCCCGGCTGGCGGTCGACAACATCTTCCGCTTCCTGGAGCGGGCCTATCGCGACGGCGGCGACATGGAGGCGCGCGAGGGGCTGATGCTGGCGGCGCTGGCGGCGGGCTGCGCCTTCGGCACGGCGGGCACGGCGGCGGCGCATGCGCTGCAATATCCGGTCGGCAACCTGACGCACACCGCGCATGGCGACGGGGTGGCGACGCTGCTGCCCTATGTCATGCAGTTCAACCGTCCCTTCTGCGCCCCGGCCTTCGCCGAACTGGCGCGGACGGTGGGACTGCCCGACGCGGCGGAGGAGGACATGTCTCAGGCGTTCATCGATGCCGTCGCCGACCTGCTGGGCAGCGTCGACATCCCCCGCTCCCTGGCGGCGCTGGGGCTGAAGGCGGAGCAGCAGGACTTCGTGGCGGAAAACGCCCTGAACGCCGCCAGGCTGGTCAAGAACAATCCCCGTCCCCTCGATCTCCCGGCGATGCAGAGCATCACCCGCGCCGCCTTTGCCGGCGAGCGGGCGGCGCTCAAGTCAGCCTGA
- a CDS encoding c-type cytochrome codes for MKTWIFAAGIGAVIAGAAVAAPAPKGNAAHGQQLFARCAACHKVGPNPARAMGPSLNGVVGRAAGSQGGYGYSPAMKASGIKWDETSIDKLLQGPSKLVPGTKMIFPGMAAAQDRADIIAYLKQFGADGRKK; via the coding sequence GTGAAGACTTGGATATTCGCTGCGGGCATCGGCGCGGTGATCGCCGGCGCGGCGGTCGCCGCCCCCGCGCCGAAGGGAAATGCCGCGCATGGGCAGCAGCTTTTCGCGCGCTGCGCCGCCTGCCACAAGGTCGGGCCGAACCCGGCGCGCGCCATGGGGCCGTCGCTGAACGGCGTCGTCGGCCGGGCGGCGGGCAGCCAAGGCGGCTATGGCTATTCGCCCGCGATGAAGGCGTCGGGCATCAAATGGGACGAGACCAGCATCGACAAGCTGCTGCAAGGCCCGTCGAAGCTGGTCCCCGGCACGAAGATGATCTTCCCCGGCATGGCCGCCGCGCAGGATCGCGCCGACATCATCGCCTATCTGAAACAATTTGGCGCGGATGGTAGGAAGAAGTGA
- a CDS encoding MFS transporter, producing MTGEASVAEPRAAAAGAGAARPTRARHVVLWLTVLAYLITYMDRVVIATAAPVIEKEYGFSPVTMGWIFASFSIAYALFQIPGGWLGDRFGPRRALTGVVLWWSTFTAATALTWSAGSMMVCRFLFGMGEAGAFPIATRSLSRWMLPSERGWAQGVTHAGARLGGAVTPVFVALLIVQFGWRMPFMAFALIGIGWAALWFWYYRDTPREHPAVNGAELAMIEGALGAGRARVSVPWRHLLANSQLWVLSAMYFCYAYCINIFLTWFPKYLHDARGFDIALMGLFASLPLMAGVVGDLMGGWASDLLVKRGAGLKMARRSVAVVGFLTAAAMIPLAAAMDGHVASILCFCIALFGLELTVGVSWAVTLDIGGEYAGSVSAVMNTLGNSGAAVAAAVTGYIVSMSGWFAAFAVLSVLCLIAAALFLRIDASRRLEDGQGARAPEEI from the coding sequence GTGACCGGCGAGGCAAGCGTCGCGGAACCGCGCGCCGCCGCCGCCGGAGCCGGCGCGGCGCGCCCGACGCGGGCGCGCCATGTCGTCCTGTGGCTGACGGTGCTGGCCTATCTCATCACCTATATGGACCGCGTCGTGATCGCCACGGCGGCCCCGGTGATCGAGAAGGAATATGGCTTCTCGCCCGTGACGATGGGCTGGATCTTCGCGTCCTTCTCCATCGCCTATGCGCTGTTCCAGATACCCGGCGGCTGGCTGGGCGACAGGTTCGGGCCGCGCCGGGCGCTGACGGGCGTGGTGCTCTGGTGGTCGACCTTCACCGCCGCCACGGCGCTGACCTGGTCGGCCGGGTCGATGATGGTGTGCCGCTTCCTCTTCGGCATGGGGGAGGCGGGGGCATTTCCCATCGCCACCCGGTCCTTGTCGCGCTGGATGCTGCCGTCGGAACGCGGCTGGGCGCAGGGCGTCACCCATGCGGGAGCGCGGCTGGGCGGGGCGGTGACGCCGGTGTTCGTCGCGCTGCTGATCGTCCAGTTCGGCTGGCGCATGCCCTTCATGGCCTTCGCGCTGATCGGCATCGGCTGGGCGGCCCTGTGGTTTTGGTACTATCGCGACACGCCGCGCGAGCATCCGGCGGTCAACGGCGCCGAACTGGCGATGATCGAGGGCGCGCTGGGCGCGGGCCGGGCGCGGGTGAGCGTGCCGTGGCGGCACCTGCTGGCCAATTCGCAGCTCTGGGTGCTGTCGGCCATGTATTTCTGCTACGCCTATTGCATCAACATCTTCCTGACCTGGTTCCCCAAATATCTGCACGATGCGCGGGGGTTCGACATCGCGTTGATGGGCCTGTTCGCCAGCCTGCCGCTGATGGCGGGGGTGGTGGGCGACCTGATGGGCGGATGGGCGTCGGACCTGCTGGTGAAGCGCGGCGCGGGGCTGAAGATGGCGCGCCGCTCGGTCGCCGTGGTCGGCTTCCTGACGGCGGCCGCGATGATCCCGCTGGCCGCCGCCATGGACGGGCATGTGGCCAGCATCCTGTGCTTCTGCATCGCGCTGTTCGGGCTGGAGCTGACGGTCGGCGTGTCCTGGGCTGTGACGCTCGACATCGGCGGCGAATATGCGGGGTCGGTGTCGGCGGTCATGAACACGCTGGGCAACAGCGGCGCGGCGGTCGCGGCGGCGGTCACCGGCTATATCGTCAGCATGAGCGGCTGGTTCGCCGCCTTTGCGGTTCTTTCCGTCCTCTGCCTGATCGCGGCGGCGCTGTTCCTGCGCATCGACGCCTCGCGCAGGCTGGAAGACGGGCAGGGGGCGCGGGCCCCGGAAGAAATCTGA
- a CDS encoding amidohydrolase family protein: protein MKAGFSLVSLTVAMLAGLPATAMAETRVLRDFTLIDGTGKAPAANQALVMTDGRIKWVGPVAKLKAPAGAKVERLKGKYLMPGLIDSHVHLGLVDGITQNLQYQTPENIEKQLRTYAAYGVTTVQTLGTEKDMIFPIQQRRKGRAAMSRVYTVGQGVVFKGSYGGVAGLDQSVATPEEARAMVDREAAKGADLIKLWVDDEFGMLEERMPPPISSAVIDQAHKDGKKAVAHIFYYSNAAELTREGVDAFAHSVRDRAVDDALLGQMKARSVWQMAATLSREASFTYKTLPFLDDPFFARGVTPAVLKELASPERAAKLGAAPNFPKYAPTLQYAMDNFAAEAKAGIRYGMGTDSGPTARFPGYFAHWELELMVKAGVTPMQAITAATSANAEFMGARDIGTVAPGKWADLLVLDRDPTADIRNTRAIDAVYIAGNKVPTIWQTCTGRAADACGPRP from the coding sequence ATGAAAGCCGGTTTTTCACTTGTCAGCCTGACGGTCGCGATGCTCGCCGGACTTCCGGCGACGGCGATGGCCGAAACCAGGGTGCTGCGCGACTTCACGCTGATCGACGGCACCGGAAAGGCGCCCGCGGCGAACCAGGCGCTGGTCATGACGGACGGGCGGATCAAATGGGTCGGGCCGGTCGCGAAGCTCAAGGCGCCGGCGGGCGCGAAGGTCGAAAGGCTGAAGGGCAAATATCTGATGCCCGGCCTGATCGACAGCCATGTCCATCTGGGGCTGGTCGACGGCATCACCCAGAACCTGCAATATCAGACGCCGGAAAATATCGAGAAGCAGCTCCGCACCTACGCCGCCTACGGCGTCACCACCGTCCAGACGCTGGGGACGGAAAAGGACATGATCTTCCCGATCCAGCAGCGGCGCAAGGGCCGCGCGGCGATGTCGCGGGTCTATACCGTGGGGCAGGGCGTGGTCTTCAAGGGCAGCTATGGCGGTGTCGCCGGCCTCGACCAGTCGGTCGCCACGCCCGAAGAGGCGCGGGCGATGGTGGACAGGGAGGCGGCCAAGGGCGCCGACCTCATCAAGCTGTGGGTCGACGACGAATTCGGCATGCTGGAGGAACGCATGCCGCCCCCGATCAGCAGCGCCGTGATCGACCAGGCGCACAAGGACGGGAAGAAGGCGGTCGCGCATATCTTCTATTATTCCAACGCCGCCGAACTGACGCGGGAAGGCGTGGACGCCTTCGCCCATTCCGTGCGCGACCGCGCCGTTGACGACGCGCTGCTGGGCCAGATGAAGGCCAGGAGCGTGTGGCAGATGGCCGCGACGCTGAGCCGCGAGGCGTCCTTCACCTACAAGACGCTGCCCTTCCTGGACGATCCCTTCTTCGCGCGGGGGGTGACGCCCGCCGTGCTGAAGGAACTGGCCAGTCCGGAGCGGGCGGCGAAGCTGGGCGCGGCGCCCAATTTCCCCAAATATGCGCCCACCCTGCAATATGCGATGGACAATTTCGCGGCGGAGGCGAAGGCGGGCATCCGATATGGCATGGGCACGGACAGCGGCCCGACGGCGCGCTTCCCCGGCTATTTCGCGCATTGGGAACTGGAACTGATGGTGAAGGCCGGTGTGACGCCGATGCAGGCGATCACCGCGGCGACCAGCGCCAATGCGGAATTCATGGGGGCCAGGGACATCGGCACGGTCGCGCCGGGCAAATGGGCCGACCTGCTGGTGCTGGACCGCGATCCCACGGCGGACATCCGCAACACCCGCGCCATCGACGCCGTCTATATCGCCGGCAACAAGGTGCCGACCATCTGGCAGACCTGCACCGGCCGCGCCGCCGATGCCTGCGGACCCCGCCCGTGA